One Manduca sexta isolate Smith_Timp_Sample1 unplaced genomic scaffold, JHU_Msex_v1.0 HiC_scaffold_853, whole genome shotgun sequence genomic window carries:
- the LOC119193657 gene encoding uncharacterized protein LOC119193657 — translation MEKARGTPSTASDGKASTDRDGEVYKVSIRIPPFWPEEPEIWFAQVEGQFAINRITSDQTKFNHVINQLDNQYSKEVKDIIIKPPAENKYDTLKALLIKRLTESNEKKLKQLLMHEELGDRKPSRFLRHLQSLAGSDVPDDFLKTIWISRLPYGIHTVLAGQPGTTSLEDLADLADRVNDLSTTSPKVASVSQDNPSSVISDLTREVAELRRQFQKLASQRSGRSRSRTARPRSGSSSRQRSQSNYRKYPLCWYHAKFGDRASKCVRPCDYKSENSKGSR, via the coding sequence ATGGAGAAAGCACGCGGCACACCGTCTACAGCTAGTGATGGGAAAGCGTCGACAGATCGTGATGGCGAGGTATACAAGGTGAGCATACGCATTCCACCTTTTTGGCCTGAAGAACCGGAGATTTGGTTCGCCCAAGTGGAAGGACAATTCGCTATTAATAGAATAACCAGTGACCAGACTAAATTTAATCATGTTATTAACCAACTGGACAATCAGTACTCGAAAGAggtaaaagatattattataaaaccaccagcggaaaataaatatgacacaTTAAAAGCGTTGCTCATTAAGCGATTAACTGAGTCGAATGAAAAGAAGCTTAAGCAATTACTCATGCATGAAGAGCTCGGGGATCGAAAACCGTCCCGCTTTCTTCGACATTTACAAAGTCTCGCCGGATCCGATGTTCCAGACGACTTTCTGAAGACCATATGGATCAGTCGTCTCCCTTATGGCATTCACACAGTACTTGCAGGTCAACCAGGTACAACTTCGCTTGAAGATCTGGCTGATTTGGCGGATCGAGTCAACGACTTATCTACGACGTCTCCAAAGGTCGCCTCCGTGAGTCAAGATAATCCCAGTTCTGTAATCAGTGATTTGACACGGGAAGTAGCCGAACTTCGGAGGCAATTCCAGAAGCTGGCATCCCAGAGAAGTGGAAGATCTAGGTCCCGAACTGCTCGACCCCGTAGCGGATCATCTTCAAGACAACGGTCACAGTCCAACTACCGAAAATATCCACTTTGTTGGTACCACGCCAAGTTTGGAGACAGGGCCAGCAAATGCGTCCGCCCCTGCGATTATAAGTCGGAAAACTCGAAGGGCAGTCGGTAA